From one Rhizobium lentis genomic stretch:
- a CDS encoding 3'(2'),5'-bisphosphate nucleotidase CysQ, which translates to MSDREKGRWQSDLALIADAAKEAGAVAFGFFNQSPEVWWKNEGRSPVSAADFAANKTLESILREARPDYGWLSEETEDDADRLSRETLFIVDPIDGTRAFLSGQKVWCVSVAVVHRGRPVAGVLYAPALEELYQAVEGGLAMKNGMPLAVSAAGADETSRLAIGEDLLTTFPSAFRARVARQKYIPSLAYRIAMVADGRLEGTFVKGNSHDWDLAAADLILACAGGGLVDLEGRPVVYNSADITHKVLCAGPAPRIDEFLAAFAERRDS; encoded by the coding sequence ATGAGCGATAGGGAAAAGGGCCGCTGGCAGAGCGATCTTGCCTTGATCGCCGATGCTGCGAAGGAGGCCGGCGCGGTCGCCTTCGGTTTCTTCAACCAATCTCCCGAAGTCTGGTGGAAGAACGAGGGCCGCTCTCCCGTCAGCGCCGCCGACTTCGCCGCCAACAAGACGCTCGAATCGATCCTGCGCGAGGCGCGGCCGGATTATGGCTGGTTGTCCGAGGAAACCGAGGACGATGCCGACCGCCTCTCACGCGAGACGCTGTTCATCGTTGATCCGATCGACGGCACGCGCGCCTTCCTGAGCGGGCAGAAGGTCTGGTGCGTTAGCGTCGCGGTCGTGCATCGCGGCCGCCCCGTCGCCGGCGTGCTCTATGCGCCGGCGCTCGAAGAACTCTACCAGGCCGTCGAGGGCGGGCTGGCGATGAAGAATGGCATGCCGCTCGCCGTCTCCGCCGCCGGAGCCGACGAGACGAGCCGCCTTGCGATCGGCGAGGACCTGTTGACGACCTTCCCGTCAGCGTTCCGCGCCCGGGTCGCGCGCCAGAAATACATTCCCTCGCTCGCCTATCGCATCGCCATGGTGGCGGACGGTCGTCTCGAAGGCACGTTCGTCAAGGGCAATTCACACGATTGGGACCTTGCCGCCGCCGATCTGATCCTGGCCTGCGCCGGCGGTGGCCTCGTCGACCTCGAAGGCCGGCCGGTCGTCTACAACAGCGCCGACATCACCCACAAGGTCCTCTGTGCGGGGCCGGCGCCCCGCATCGATGAGTTCCTCGCGGCTTTTGCCGAGCGACGAGACAGTTGA
- a CDS encoding DUF4170 domain-containing protein, whose translation MTESGDKKQLLHLVFGGELESLDDVQFRDLNGLDIVGIFPDYATALSAWKSKAQQTVDNAHMRYFIVHMHRLLDPQEKAKGN comes from the coding sequence ATGACTGAATCCGGTGACAAGAAGCAGCTTTTGCATCTCGTTTTTGGCGGCGAACTGGAAAGCCTCGATGACGTCCAGTTCCGTGATCTGAACGGTCTCGATATCGTCGGCATTTTCCCGGATTATGCCACGGCGCTGAGCGCCTGGAAGTCGAAGGCGCAGCAGACGGTCGACAATGCGCATATGCGCTACTTCATCGTCCACATGCATCGTTTGCTCGACCCGCAGGAAAAGGCCAAGGGCAACTAA
- the waaA gene encoding lipid IV(A) 3-deoxy-D-manno-octulosonic acid transferase has protein sequence MSSRMARFGLSAYRLAGTVASPVVGLYITYRTAKGKEDRARRLERFGYPSANRPQGPLVWFHAASVGETNAVIPLIREIRRRDIHVILTTGTITSARLAAERLGNEAIHQYVPLDLKPSVSRFLDYWQPDCAIIAESEIWPATVLELGRRRIPQILINARMSDRSFARWRRRPSIAEALFENLALVIAQSDVDAERFRDLGAVPVITSGNLKVDTDAPPYDGAVLARYRKQIGDRKTWAAISTFDGEENAAGIVHRALKERDRQLTIIVPRHPERSDEIEAALVKQGLKVARRTRDDVLSADVDIFLGDTIGEMGLYLRLTEIAFVGRSLFAEGGQNPLEPAMLGCAVLSGGNVQNFREAYQKLARSGSARMVRDTEMLAKGVHYLLTNDEARRNMIEAGIAAVHEMRGALSATVKGLEPYINPLTVKARLLPKAVAQV, from the coding sequence ATGAGCTCCCGGATGGCTCGGTTCGGTCTGAGCGCATACCGTCTGGCGGGAACCGTGGCCTCTCCTGTTGTCGGCCTCTATATCACCTACCGCACGGCCAAGGGCAAGGAAGACCGGGCGCGCCGCCTGGAACGCTTCGGTTATCCGAGCGCCAACCGGCCGCAGGGCCCGCTCGTCTGGTTCCATGCCGCAAGTGTAGGTGAAACCAATGCCGTCATCCCGCTGATCCGCGAAATCCGCCGCCGCGACATCCATGTCATCCTGACGACCGGCACCATTACCTCCGCCAGACTCGCCGCCGAGCGCCTCGGCAATGAGGCGATCCATCAATATGTGCCGCTCGACCTGAAACCCTCCGTCAGCCGCTTCCTCGATTATTGGCAGCCCGATTGCGCCATCATCGCCGAATCCGAGATCTGGCCGGCAACGGTGCTGGAGCTCGGCCGCCGCCGCATCCCGCAGATCCTGATCAATGCCCGCATGTCGGACCGCTCCTTTGCCCGCTGGCGCCGCCGCCCGTCGATCGCCGAGGCCCTGTTCGAAAATCTTGCTCTGGTGATCGCCCAGTCGGATGTCGATGCCGAGCGTTTCCGCGATCTCGGCGCCGTCCCCGTCATCACCTCGGGCAACCTGAAGGTGGATACCGACGCCCCGCCCTATGACGGCGCTGTCCTTGCGCGCTACAGGAAGCAGATCGGTGACCGCAAGACCTGGGCGGCGATTTCGACATTCGATGGCGAGGAGAACGCCGCCGGCATCGTCCACCGCGCGCTGAAGGAGCGGGATCGCCAATTGACGATCATCGTGCCGCGCCATCCCGAGCGCAGCGACGAGATCGAGGCGGCGCTGGTCAAGCAGGGTCTGAAGGTCGCCCGCCGCACCCGTGATGACGTCCTCTCCGCCGATGTCGATATTTTCCTCGGAGATACGATCGGCGAAATGGGCCTCTATTTAAGACTGACGGAAATCGCCTTCGTCGGCCGCTCGCTCTTTGCCGAGGGCGGCCAGAACCCGCTGGAGCCGGCCATGCTCGGCTGCGCGGTCCTCTCCGGCGGCAATGTGCAGAACTTCCGCGAAGCCTATCAGAAGCTTGCCCGCAGCGGCAGCGCCCGTATGGTGCGCGATACCGAAATGCTGGCCAAGGGCGTACATTACCTGCTGACCAATGACGAAGCCCGCCGCAACATGATCGAGGCCGGCATCGCCGCCGTGCATGAGATGCGCGGCGCACTGTCGGCGACAGTGAAGGGGCTCGAACCCTATATCAATCCGCTGACGGTCAAGGCGCGCTTGTTGCCCAAGGCCGTGGCTCAGGTCTGA
- a CDS encoding HAD family hydrolase, with product MSGPRHIKGILFDKDGTLLDYDESWLPVNRELARIAAQGDPLLADRLLSACGMDPVSGHIVPDSLLAAGNTRQISEGLVAAGSTVDVGELTARLDELFSSAAEFSVPVTDLAGFFARLHQRGFKLGVASSDNERSIRQTAERFGFATYVDYIAGYDSGFGSKPEPGMVLGFCAATGLLPEEVAIVGDNNHDLHMGLNAGTGLRIAVLTGTGSRESLAAAADHVLDDITALETLLPDLQLA from the coding sequence ATGTCGGGCCCGAGGCATATAAAAGGCATACTCTTCGACAAGGACGGCACGCTGCTCGACTACGACGAGAGCTGGCTGCCCGTGAACCGCGAGCTTGCCCGCATCGCCGCCCAGGGCGATCCGCTTCTTGCCGATCGGCTGCTCTCAGCCTGCGGCATGGATCCTGTGAGCGGCCATATCGTTCCCGACAGCCTGCTCGCGGCCGGCAATACCAGGCAGATTTCCGAGGGCCTTGTTGCCGCGGGCTCGACGGTCGATGTCGGGGAACTGACGGCTCGCCTCGATGAACTGTTTTCCAGCGCCGCCGAATTTTCCGTGCCGGTGACCGACCTTGCCGGCTTCTTCGCCAGGCTGCATCAACGCGGCTTCAAGCTCGGCGTTGCCTCGAGCGACAATGAGCGCTCCATCCGCCAGACGGCGGAACGCTTCGGTTTCGCCACCTATGTCGATTATATCGCCGGCTACGACAGCGGCTTCGGCAGCAAGCCGGAGCCGGGCATGGTGCTCGGCTTTTGCGCCGCGACCGGTCTTTTGCCTGAGGAGGTCGCCATCGTCGGCGACAACAATCATGATCTGCACATGGGCCTGAATGCCGGTACGGGGCTGAGGATCGCGGTGCTGACCGGAACCGGCTCGCGCGAGTCGCTTGCCGCCGCAGCCGATCATGTGCTCGACGATATCACCGCCCTTGAGACGTTGCTACCGGATCTGCAGCTGGCCTGA
- the lpxK gene encoding tetraacyldisaccharide 4'-kinase, which produces MISEAPPFWWRKADWRAWLLAPLSFLYGRIAGHRMAHARRVSLSVPVICVGNFTVGGAGKTPTALTIARAAKAKGLKPGFLSRGYGGSLDVTTVVDPHHHRAVAVGDEPLLLAQEALTVISRRRVDGAQRLVAEGADLIIMDDGFQSARLAIDYALLVIDATRGLGNGHIVPGGPVRAPIGQQLRHATALLKVGSGNAADRIVRMAARAAKPYFTASLKVRGDNTLAGVKVLAFAGIADPAKFFRTVESRGAEIVVAKTFGDHEHLTEEEIDDILTTAERQGLLIVTTSKDFVRLSGHHGKAEQLAQKARVIEVDMVFEDHLAPSLIIDRAIVACRERRLKESKVGAKAISGKADRL; this is translated from the coding sequence ATGATATCCGAAGCGCCGCCGTTCTGGTGGAGGAAAGCCGATTGGAGGGCCTGGCTGCTGGCGCCGCTTTCCTTTCTTTACGGCCGTATCGCCGGCCACCGCATGGCGCATGCGCGCCGCGTCTCCCTTTCCGTTCCCGTCATCTGCGTCGGCAATTTCACCGTCGGCGGCGCCGGCAAGACGCCGACGGCGCTGACGATCGCCCGCGCCGCCAAGGCGAAGGGCCTGAAACCCGGCTTTCTCAGCAGAGGTTACGGCGGCTCGCTCGACGTAACGACCGTGGTCGATCCCCATCATCACCGGGCGGTCGCGGTCGGCGATGAACCGCTGCTGCTTGCCCAGGAGGCCCTGACGGTGATTTCCCGCAGGCGCGTCGACGGGGCTCAGCGTCTGGTTGCCGAAGGCGCCGACCTCATTATCATGGATGATGGTTTTCAAAGCGCCCGGCTGGCGATCGACTACGCCCTGCTCGTCATCGACGCGACGCGCGGCCTCGGCAATGGCCATATCGTGCCGGGCGGCCCGGTACGCGCGCCGATCGGCCAGCAGCTGCGTCATGCGACGGCGCTCTTGAAGGTCGGCAGCGGCAATGCCGCCGACAGGATCGTTCGCATGGCTGCGCGCGCCGCAAAACCCTATTTCACCGCCTCGCTGAAAGTGCGCGGCGACAACACGCTGGCCGGCGTGAAGGTGCTGGCCTTCGCCGGTATCGCCGATCCCGCCAAATTCTTCCGTACCGTCGAATCGCGCGGCGCCGAAATCGTGGTCGCCAAGACCTTCGGCGACCACGAGCACCTGACCGAGGAGGAGATCGACGACATCCTGACGACCGCCGAGCGCCAGGGTCTCCTGATCGTCACCACATCAAAGGATTTCGTTCGCCTGTCCGGCCATCACGGCAAGGCCGAGCAGCTGGCGCAAAAGGCCCGAGTGATCGAGGTCGACATGGTCTTCGAGGATCATCTCGCCCCAAGCCTGATCATCGACCGGGCGATCGTCGCCTGCCGCGAGCGGCGTCTTAAGGAATCGAAAGTTGGGGCTAAAGCAATTTCAGGAAAGGCCGATCGGCTGTAA
- a CDS encoding GntR family transcriptional regulator, translated as MRTNTTFKRAFNDMIDIIRTLDPGEELPSENALRAQLGVSRTTVRKVLAGMSARGIIISDVHRRIVHEQPSQIDRYPQEETLAISEQVETSFMEWMLRGGACPGTEINETELARKFGVATTIIREFLNRFQKYGLIEKRPNAGWVFKGFTASFALELFEIREMFEMRSARLFAGLPDSASVWKQIQSMRGEHLELLADIDTRFQDFSELDSRFHRLIAAVAPNRFIESFQDVIAMVFHYHYQWNKRDERARNEVAIGEHLALIEALESRNIALIDRACRLHLTSARETLLHSIA; from the coding sequence ATGAGGACGAACACGACTTTCAAGAGGGCGTTCAATGATATGATCGATATCATCCGAACGCTCGATCCTGGTGAGGAACTACCCTCCGAAAACGCGCTGCGCGCCCAGCTTGGCGTGAGCAGGACAACGGTGCGGAAGGTGCTGGCAGGGATGTCTGCACGCGGTATCATCATATCTGACGTGCACAGGCGGATCGTACATGAGCAGCCGTCCCAGATCGATCGCTATCCGCAGGAAGAGACCCTGGCAATTTCGGAACAGGTCGAGACAAGCTTCATGGAATGGATGCTGCGGGGCGGTGCTTGCCCCGGCACAGAAATAAATGAGACGGAGTTAGCTCGGAAGTTCGGGGTCGCAACGACGATTATCCGTGAGTTTCTCAATCGATTTCAGAAATACGGGCTGATCGAGAAGCGTCCGAATGCAGGCTGGGTCTTCAAAGGGTTCACCGCCAGTTTCGCGCTCGAATTGTTCGAGATCAGAGAGATGTTCGAAATGCGCTCCGCACGGCTGTTCGCTGGCCTGCCCGACAGTGCGTCTGTCTGGAAGCAGATTCAATCCATGCGGGGTGAACATTTGGAACTGCTCGCCGACATCGACACCCGGTTTCAGGATTTCTCTGAATTGGACAGCCGATTCCATCGGCTGATCGCGGCAGTCGCCCCAAATCGGTTTATCGAAAGCTTTCAAGACGTGATAGCCATGGTCTTCCACTATCACTATCAGTGGAACAAGCGCGATGAACGCGCGCGCAATGAGGTCGCAATCGGGGAACATCTTGCGCTGATCGAAGCCCTCGAAAGTCGCAATATCGCGTTGATCGATCGCGCATGTCGGTTGCATCTGACGTCCGCTCGCGAGACTTTGCTTCACTCGATCGCGTGA
- a CDS encoding ABC transporter permease, whose translation MEDSRILSQNSSRPGGSQDAAFHPRRSGIALGLKLLSLGPLLILIILIAVVSLVTPAFLKPVNLGNILAQTAVIAVVAMGQQLVILTRGIDLSVGSNLALATVIGGLVYQQVDSSFLVIAAMLLAGAAVGAVNGFVFVYGRLPHPFIITLATLSICRGLALELAPGHTTIRGMPDAVTAIGGATTLGVPNSFFVVAMFGVLFLILTKSMVCGRWIYAVGGSPSAARSMGIPVMGVLLSTYIVSGFCAGVGAVLLAGRTGAASPIYGNLLELDTIAAVIIGGASFLGGRGHLGHALIGAVLIGVIRNALNLLGVDVFFQMIAIGLVIVVAVEADVLRNHLEARARAIQSAAVQ comes from the coding sequence TTGGAAGACTCCAGGATTCTGTCACAGAATTCGTCCCGGCCTGGTGGTTCGCAGGATGCAGCCTTCCATCCGAGACGTTCCGGCATCGCGCTTGGATTGAAGCTATTGAGCCTGGGCCCACTGCTCATCCTCATTATACTCATCGCGGTCGTCAGCTTGGTCACCCCGGCTTTTCTAAAGCCCGTCAACCTGGGAAACATACTGGCGCAGACCGCAGTGATCGCCGTCGTAGCAATGGGCCAGCAGCTCGTCATCCTGACGCGCGGCATCGACCTGTCTGTCGGTTCGAATCTTGCGCTAGCGACAGTCATTGGCGGCCTTGTCTACCAACAGGTTGACTCCTCATTCCTCGTCATTGCGGCCATGCTGCTGGCGGGCGCTGCTGTCGGAGCGGTAAACGGTTTCGTGTTTGTCTATGGCCGGCTGCCGCACCCCTTTATCATTACACTTGCAACCTTGAGCATCTGCCGCGGTCTGGCACTCGAACTGGCGCCCGGCCACACGACCATACGCGGGATGCCCGATGCCGTAACCGCAATCGGTGGCGCTACGACGCTTGGTGTGCCCAACTCCTTTTTTGTCGTCGCGATGTTCGGGGTTCTATTCTTGATCCTGACGAAATCGATGGTCTGTGGCCGATGGATCTATGCGGTCGGCGGCTCGCCGAGCGCCGCGAGAAGCATGGGTATACCGGTGATGGGCGTTCTGCTCTCGACCTACATTGTTTCCGGCTTTTGTGCAGGTGTCGGCGCGGTGCTGCTCGCCGGCCGGACCGGCGCTGCCTCGCCGATCTACGGCAATCTCCTGGAACTCGACACGATCGCTGCCGTGATTATCGGCGGCGCCAGCTTCCTTGGCGGACGAGGCCATCTCGGCCACGCGCTGATCGGCGCCGTGCTGATCGGAGTCATCCGCAATGCGCTGAACCTTCTCGGCGTCGACGTATTCTTTCAAATGATCGCGATCGGGCTCGTCATCGTCGTTGCCGTAGAGGCCGACGTGCTCCGCAACCATCTCGAGGCGCGTGCCCGCGCAATTCAATCGGCGGCAGTGCAATGA